The nucleotide window CtgccaagaaaatatttaaaaactctggTGGTGCCTGGTGGCTCTCCCACATGGGATGCCTGTAAGTAAAAGCTCTTGCTTAGCCAAATatactgtgtgtgtatgcatgtgtgtgtatatatacacacatcattTCTTGAAAAAAGTACACTTTATATACAGAGCATCAAGTATTTCCAGTTCACCAATGTGTCTATATTAACCCCCAATGTGAAAACATTAACAAGAATAAACTATTTGACCTGCTGAAAATGTAAGCCATTTATAAAACatgcagaaaataaatttctgatgcATGTCTGCAGCCTTAATTATCTGTGGAGtactcctttcccttttttatcAAGGGGAGAGCTGAAAAACCAAACAATGTTCAAGTGAATTTTTAACAatcttagaaggaaaagaaatccaaactGTGCCTCAATTTTTGGAGTGCTGAGGTGTTGGAAATTTTCTATATACTAACTCTGGTTACCTGTTTTGGCCTGAAATTCTTggtcttaaagagaaaaaaagaatctccttgGAACTTTTAACTATTCTGACAAGGCTAGGCTCCAGAAAGTATTTCACAAAAACCACTTAAATGAACCTGACAGTCTATCCTGAAAAATATGACTTATTCTAAATGTTtgtcaaaaaggaaggaaaaaaagctcACAACATGTTTATAGGCTAATAATTCTTAATATTATTAACCTATTAGGTTAATATGAACACTGGATTTTTGCCTTTGTTACATACTtaagaaccaaataaaataatgcagTATTACCTCCATGAATAACAAGTACAAGTTAAGTAAGCCTCCAAGACATTTGTGGCAGCATTTCAGGAGGAAGGGGTTTTCattgacaaaaatatataaaataaaaatccaacatGTCTGCTCTGTTAAGGTAGAACTTAAGAATCTTCTTGAATAACTAGGTTGCTGGGGAAAGATATATTAGGGTCAATGTGAGGTTGTTTGAAATTAAACGTGCTCAAATAGATATTAAATacataccactttttaaaaaagattttatttattgatgagagacacagagagagaggcagatacattggcagagggaaaagcaggctccatgcaggtagcctaatctgggactccatcctgggaccccggaccacaccctaagctgaaggcagacgctcaactgatgagccacccaggcatccctacataacactttttaagagaaaaaaaaatagaaaaaaattaaatagccaTATTTTATCAAACTATATAATTCAGATGATGAAACTGTCACtggttttaaaaacttattcattttttagtttaCTTTGATAGCTTTACTAcggaaaatattttgtgaattgaAACCTGTACTTCATCTGTGCTTAAATTTGTAACAAGACTTGTTTCCAAAATAGTGGCATCAAATTTCTTTAGACAGTACAACagttccaaaaaaagaaagtacaacaGAACTCACTTTTTAACACCAATTTATAAACGTATTGTAATTTGTAGAATTACAGTACAAACCAAATGGAGAAAAAACTGAGTCTTtcgaaaagtaaaacaaacaacacaagGGGGCAGCACAAAAAAAGTTTATAATCTAAATCTCAACcgataaatttcaaaaatagaactattctataGTCTTAAAAGATAAGAAAGCAAATACTAATTAGGAGGAGAAATGCAATTGCCTTTGAGTTACAGGTAATGTTAATTTCCTAATCTGAATTCTGGTTACATACATGTATTTACTATCTAAGAATTGATTAAGCTGTACAGTTAAGATTTGTGCATCGCTCTGTGTGTTGAAAAACAGCataataacttttaagaaaaagtaacttAAATTTTCAGCAGTAATTGTGTTTAAAACAGGTTATTTTgactaacaaaattttaaatgaccattattttctactttatattcattaataactactggaatgttttaaaaatgttttagtgtTATATGTGGCATTAACTTTCCATCCTTAATACCCTCTTCACAAAGGTTTTACTTCTACCTAACTGCTGACATGGCTAAGAGAATAAAGGTAGTTTAAGAAGACAGACCTATGCATTTTAAACAAgattcctgatttcaaacaaCTACTGAAGCAAATGCAAGAGCTTTTAATTAGATGCCCCCCAAAAGTTTGACCtgtgacacacaaaaaaattatccTAAATCTTTAAGAGAGATTGTTCAGGGGTTTGGACAGTTTAAGAAGTCTGTAAAAGCTGAGTAGCAAGACGGGTTCCTCACTGGATTGGGATGTAATCACCATATAAATTCCACTCCTATGGTTACTGGTAGTCAGGAAGGTTAACTGGAATGTCACAAAattcaaatatgtgaaataaCTTTCTTTCAAAGACTAGTTTATATTGAGAAAACCATGGTTGCTCTACAGTATTAAGAAATGGGCAATGGAGTTGGAAGCTGAACACGCTAAATTACACTCGATGAATACAGTTTTCATGACAGTATGTACATATCAGGATATGTTTGGCTAACAATACTTTCCCAAGAAGATACCCAGTGTATAAAGTAATATAATCTGAAACTACATTTGGGCTATATGGGAAATGGCCATTTCAAATATGCAGCAACAAATGACCAGTGGTcagaattcttttgaaaatgaaatcataaaaaaaaaggaaaagaaaatgaaatcatgtacGTATGGGTAAAGAAACTTCTGAAAAGGGCAAATTAGATCACATTACTGAACCGAAAATTGTTGCCCACTGTGGAAAGACCACAAGatgtaaaatttcttaaatactttaaatatatatatagatctatatcTATCTGATCTTTAAACCAATTTCCATCACAAAAGGGCTTGCTAGCAAGGTCTAATGGTGCgaatgagaaagcaaaaaatacagATGCCACACAACCAAGATGTTCAGATTTTAAAGGCCTTCACTCCAAAACAAACCACAAGATTGGTACCAAAaacacgcacgcgcacacacacacgtgtgtgcaatGTAATAAACTACagcatcaacacacacacacaaagggctGGGCAAGCAGTTAaggcaccttaaaaaaaaaaaaaaaaaaaaaaaaaaaaaaaaaacatgtggttTAGGATTTAGGAAATCTGTTACAGTGCTACCAAGCAGCAATTTTGAAAGCATCTGAAAAACGTGCAAATTGTCTGAAAACAGTGTCTGGCAACCGAGACAGTTTGCAAGCGTGATTCAGAGGTCTgccaaggaaacaaaagaagcccccctcctccccgtgAGACCGCAAAGGAATGAGAGGTGCTCCGGGCACTATGTATTCTAAGATAGGCGGAAAGCAGAAGTCTGTGCAGGAGCCGTACATACTAGGGATCGCTCTGTGGCAGGGACGCGGCCACGGAGTTTCCATTGGTTGGGGAACCGCCCAGCTTTAGTTTTTCCAGATATTCGGCATGCACGGGCTTGTGGCACTGGAGAACCTTGATCGCATCTTCGATTTTGAACCACTCTCGCTTCCTCCCAATGCTAACCGAATCTTCCCAATCCTCCAGAATCTCAGTGACAGTCAGTACGTACACGTACGTTCTGTGCTTGCGGTCTTGGTTCTGCTCGAAAATGCCCAGGAGCCGGCCTAACTTCCCCTTCACTCCCGCCTCTTCGTACACCTCTCGGACTGCTGCACCGCCCGGCTCCTCCTCGGGCTCCATGCCCCCGCCCGGCACAATCCAGCGGTCCGGGTACCGACTGCTACTCACTAACAGCACCTCGTCCTCGCGCTCGCTCCGGAAGCACAGGCACGCCGCTCGCTTCTTGAACCCCTCCGGGTCGTAGGTGCGCGTCTGGTTCGGCTTGCACTTCATCCTCTGGGCCGTCCGCTCCCGCCGCTCGCTGCCGCTGCTGCCTGAGGTGCCGGGGAGAGAAAGAGCTGAGTAGAGGTGCAAGGAGAGAAAGCGCTCTAGCCCTGAGTCCCAGGAACCCGAGGAGagatggggcgggggcgggggcgggggcgggggcgggcgagGTACGTCAGTTAGCTCGTCCCTCGTGCGGGCCGGAGGGTCCCGAGCGCAGCCGCCTGAGTGGACGaggcgccgccgccccccgcgcgcgccgccgcgcccgcgccgccgcccccgcgcctgCCGCCGCCGTCGCGGCGGGTCTGCCACTCCGCACACAGCCCACCCGCGGCTCCTGTGGGCGTCTTTTTCCCTCCTCAGCCGCCCGGCAGGGGTTGAGTGAGGTGAGGCGCATTCGCGTGCGCGTCCGCGTCCACGTCCACATTCACGTGCGCGTTCACGTTGGAGGGCGAGGGGCGGAGGCGGGGGTCTCGCTGCTCCCGCAGCGCGTGAGGCGCCTCGGGCCCACTGCGCAGGCGCCCCGCACCTCCCAGGCTGGGAATCTCTTTCCTCAGGGAGTTCAATTCCCGCGCTGTGACTGTGGCCGAGATCGTTTCCACGTGTGCCTTTGCGTGGAACTTGGCTGTGGCGCGGCCAgacctttctcctcatcctcctcagCAAGTTGCATGAAACACCTACACTTATTTTACAGACGATAAGGTCAAGGGCATCATCATCGCCCCATAATGAATGCTACTGACTTAAGGTTTATGAGGGCCCGTTGTCGTCAAAATGGTCCTCAGTATTCTTGGCAAAGCAGTACCTAATCTTTGCTGAGTCATATCAGTCCTTTCAGTTCTTCAACAGGTTTGTCCACCTAAAAGGTAAAACAGCCGGTTATAGTTTATCagcaaaatgggtttatttgggtgtagcagaggaattgcaattCGGGACATGCAAACTATGGCACCCCATAGGCCAGTCTGGAGATGAGACCAGAGGAATCTTTGGATTTTTGGAACTTTCTGGGGAAAAGGAGGTGGTTGGGAGGGACTGCTGTGAAGGCAAAGTCGACACAAAGGACAGCAACAGTTCTAGGTGCTGACGGTTTCTCATTAGCCCAGTTGTGGTATTTCCCTATTGGCTGAGCTTGTTGCTGGGCgaggagaaattctttttttctcttgctggagTAGGGAAAGTAAGCTTCTTCCTGTTGGGAATGCCAAGCAGTTTGTCTTTGTTGGGGTCTGCAATGGCCTGCAGTGGTAGGGCATGAGAGCTCTCCCTGCTGGCCTCCCGACTCCATTTGAAATGAGGTCTCCTTTATTCAGGGTGTCAGGGTCTTGGCCTTGCTGGGCATGTTGGCACAGCCCATAACTTAACACTTTTCTTGAACTCCTATTGACCTCTTACCTAacctctgttcctcagtttcctaaCAGTAAACTTCTCGCCTACTTGTATCAGCCCTTGGCACTTGGAGTCCCATTCACCCAACAGCTGCAGAACCACCCCAAGTCTCCTTTTATTAAGTCCCAACAATCTTCACCCTCCACACCCTctacccttctctctctttctcactgatGGGTGCTGCTTTGGGTTTTGGAAAACATACCTATGGAAAG belongs to Canis lupus familiaris isolate Mischka breed German Shepherd chromosome X, alternate assembly UU_Cfam_GSD_1.0, whole genome shotgun sequence and includes:
- the NUDT11 gene encoding diphosphoinositol polyphosphate phosphohydrolase 3-beta isoform X1, encoding MKCKPNQTRTYDPEGFKKRAACLCFRSEREDEVLLVSSSRYPDRWIVPGGGMEPEEEPGGAAVREVYEEAGVKGKLGRLLGIFEQNQDRKHRTYVYVLTVTEILEDWEDSVSIGRKREWFKIEDAIKVLQCHKPVHAEYLEKLKLGGSPTNGNSVAASLPQSDP
- the NUDT11 gene encoding diphosphoinositol polyphosphate phosphohydrolase 3-beta isoform X4 — translated: MTQQRLGSSGSERRERTAQRMKCKPNQTRTYDPEGFKKRAACLCFRSEREDEVLLVSSSRYPDRWIVPGGGMEPEEEPGGAAVREVYEEAGVKGKLGRLLGIFEQNQDRKHRTYVYVLTVTEILEDWEDSVSIGRKREWFKIEDAIKVLQCHKPVHAEYLEKLKLGGSPTNGNSVAASLPQSDP